The proteins below come from a single Terriglobales bacterium genomic window:
- a CDS encoding CDP-alcohol phosphatidyltransferase family protein, protein MSTRHSYWDLPGLGKERLAAGAKAVPAFRPAPRIQESLTSAVERKMLVWLAERLPARINSDHLTALGAAAMLLAGASYALARFDAPALLPACLFIALNWLGDSLDGTLARVRNCQRPRYGYYVDHVLDTFGAFFLMGGLALSGYVHPGIALGMLIAFLMLSAEVYLATYTLGSFHMSFWRFGPTEIRILLIAGNLALLRWPTAHLFGRAFRLFDVGGAVAIAGMGAMLVVSAARHIAKLYREEPLP, encoded by the coding sequence ATGTCCACGCGCCACTCGTACTGGGATCTGCCGGGGCTGGGAAAGGAGCGGCTGGCTGCCGGCGCCAAAGCAGTTCCGGCCTTCCGCCCGGCGCCCCGCATCCAGGAGAGCCTGACCTCCGCCGTCGAAAGGAAGATGCTGGTCTGGCTGGCGGAGCGCCTGCCGGCGCGCATCAACTCCGATCACCTCACCGCGCTGGGCGCCGCCGCCATGCTGCTGGCGGGAGCCTCCTACGCCCTGGCGCGCTTCGACGCGCCCGCGCTGCTGCCGGCCTGCCTGTTCATCGCGCTCAACTGGCTGGGCGACAGCCTGGACGGCACCCTGGCGCGCGTGCGCAACTGCCAGCGCCCCCGCTACGGCTATTACGTGGACCACGTGCTCGACACCTTCGGCGCCTTCTTCCTGATGGGCGGGCTGGCGCTCTCCGGGTACGTCCATCCCGGCATCGCCCTGGGCATGCTCATCGCCTTCCTCATGCTCTCGGCCGAGGTCTACCTCGCGACCTACACCTTGGGCAGCTTCCACATGTCGTTCTGGCGCTTCGGGCCGACCGAGATCCGGATCTTGCTGATCGCCGGCAACCTGGCGCTGCTGCGCTGGCCGACGGCGCACCTGTTCGGCCGCGCCTTCCGCCTCTTCGACGTGGGCGGCGCGGTGGCCATCGCCGGGATGGGCGCGATGCTGGTGGTCTCGGCGGCGCGGCACATCGCGAAGCTCTACCGCGAGGAGCCGTTGCCGTGA
- a CDS encoding radical SAM protein: MAPRSYILPRASFQPAYLRLHESGELRRRAQQALAKLADCRLCPRDCGVNRLEDKKAVCRSGRYAVVSSAFPHFGEEDCLRGRRGSGTIFFSWCNLRCVFCQNAEISLHGEGAVTSPEELARMMLWLQERGCHNLNFVTPEHVVAQILEALPLAVERGLRLPLVYNTSAYDSLDSLALLDGVVDVYMPDFKFWEPETARRYAKAADYPEAARAAIREMHRQVGALVTDEEGIALRGVLLRHLVMPGGVAGTPAILQWIARELGPDTFLNLMAQYRPAGRVSDTEFPEIGHGITGDEFQQALDAARAAGLERLDPRCLHTAFF, translated from the coding sequence ATGGCTCCCCGCTCCTACATCCTGCCCCGCGCCTCGTTCCAGCCCGCCTACCTGCGGCTGCACGAGTCGGGTGAGCTGCGCCGGCGCGCCCAGCAGGCGCTGGCCAAGCTCGCCGACTGCCGGCTGTGCCCGCGCGATTGCGGCGTCAACCGCCTGGAGGACAAGAAGGCGGTCTGCCGCAGCGGGCGCTACGCCGTGGTCTCGAGCGCCTTCCCCCACTTCGGCGAGGAGGACTGCCTGCGCGGCCGCCGTGGCTCGGGCACCATCTTCTTCTCCTGGTGCAACCTGCGCTGCGTCTTCTGCCAGAACGCGGAGATCAGCCTCCACGGCGAGGGCGCAGTCACATCTCCAGAAGAACTGGCCCGCATGATGCTGTGGCTGCAGGAGCGCGGCTGCCATAACCTCAACTTCGTCACCCCGGAGCACGTGGTGGCGCAGATCCTGGAGGCGCTGCCGCTGGCGGTGGAGCGCGGCCTGCGCCTGCCCCTGGTCTACAACACCAGCGCCTACGACTCGCTGGACTCGCTGGCGTTGCTCGACGGCGTGGTGGACGTCTACATGCCCGACTTCAAGTTCTGGGAGCCGGAGACGGCGCGCCGCTACGCCAAGGCCGCCGATTATCCCGAGGCGGCGCGCGCCGCCATCCGCGAGATGCACCGCCAGGTGGGCGCGCTGGTGACCGATGAAGAGGGCATCGCGCTGCGCGGCGTGCTGCTGCGCCACCTGGTGATGCCGGGCGGAGTGGCCGGCACGCCCGCGATCCTGCAGTGGATCGCGCGCGAGCTCGGCCCCGACACCTTCCTTAACCTGATGGCGCAGTACCGCCCCGCCGGACGGGTCAGTGACACCGAGTTCCCGGAGATCGGCCACGGCATCACCGGCGACGAGTTCCAGCAGGCCCTGGACGCCGCCCGCGCCGCCGGGCTCGAGCGCCTCGACCCGCGCTGTCTGCACACAGCCTTCTTCTAG
- the bioB gene encoding biotin synthase BioB: MSVSATTPQPAELRHDWSRAEVAALYRLPLPELLFRAQQVHRQHNVPDEVQLCRLLSIKTGGCPEDCAYCPQSAHYPTGVERQVLLDPEEVLATARRAKDEGATRFCMGAAWRQAPEGEEFESVLQMVRGVAALGLEVCCTLGMLTGAQARALKQAGLTAYNHNLDTSPEFYGRIITTRVYEERLRTLAAVRQAGITVCCGGILGMGESEDDRIGLLQQLASLDPHPESVPINMLVRAEGTPLAAQPPLDPLEMVRAIATARLLMPRSRVRLAAGRQQMSREAVALCFLAGANSIFVGERLLTTPNPAPDEDALLLQEMGLKAMPPAF; encoded by the coding sequence GTGTCCGTTTCCGCGACCACGCCGCAGCCGGCGGAACTCCGCCACGACTGGAGCCGCGCCGAAGTCGCCGCGCTCTACCGCCTGCCCCTGCCCGAGCTGCTCTTCCGCGCGCAGCAGGTCCACCGGCAGCACAACGTCCCCGACGAAGTCCAGCTCTGCCGCCTGCTCTCCATCAAGACCGGCGGCTGTCCTGAGGACTGCGCCTACTGCCCGCAGAGCGCGCACTACCCCACCGGCGTGGAGCGCCAGGTGCTGCTCGATCCTGAAGAGGTGCTGGCCACGGCACGCCGCGCCAAGGACGAGGGCGCCACCCGCTTCTGCATGGGCGCGGCCTGGCGCCAGGCGCCCGAGGGCGAAGAGTTCGAGAGCGTGCTCCAAATGGTGCGCGGCGTGGCGGCGCTCGGCCTGGAGGTCTGCTGCACCCTGGGCATGCTGACCGGCGCGCAGGCGCGCGCCCTCAAGCAGGCGGGCCTCACCGCCTACAACCACAACCTCGACACCTCGCCCGAGTTCTACGGCCGCATCATCACCACACGCGTGTACGAAGAGCGGCTGCGGACGCTGGCGGCGGTGCGCCAGGCCGGCATCACCGTGTGCTGCGGCGGCATCCTGGGCATGGGTGAGAGCGAGGACGACCGCATCGGCCTGTTGCAGCAATTGGCCTCGCTCGACCCCCATCCTGAGAGCGTGCCCATCAACATGCTGGTGCGGGCCGAAGGGACGCCGCTGGCCGCGCAGCCGCCGCTCGATCCCCTGGAGATGGTGCGCGCCATCGCCACCGCGCGCCTGCTCATGCCGCGCTCGCGCGTGCGCCTGGCCGCGGGGCGCCAGCAGATGTCGCGCGAGGCGGTGGCGCTCTGCTTCCTGGCCGGCGCCAACTCCATCTTCGTAGGCGAGCGCCTGCTGACCACGCCCAACCCCGCGCCCGACGAAGACGCTCTCTTGCTTCAGGAAATGGGCCTGAAGGCCATGCCGCCGGCCTTCTGA
- a CDS encoding zinc-dependent alcohol dehydrogenase family protein, translated as MRAMVLDSAKPAEHNPLQLRDVAAPEPGAGEVRVRVSCCGLCHTDLHTIEGDLPLPKLPLIPGHQIVGVVEARGAGARRFREGDRVGIPWLHETCGQCAYCRRGSENLCDRARFTGYHVDGGYAESAVVGEEFAVAIPAAFDDAHAAPLLCAGIVGYRSLRLSGARKGDRLGLYGFGAAAHIVLQCARHLGCEVWVFTRSREHQDLAKKLGAGWVGAAGDQAPGQLDSAILFAPAGGLVPPALAALRKGGTLALAGITMSPIPQLDYSSLYHERVVRSVANATREDARDFLELAAQVPVRTEVEMFELQQANAALQALKSSRIQGAGVLRVS; from the coding sequence ATGCGCGCCATGGTGCTGGACAGCGCAAAGCCGGCCGAGCACAATCCGCTCCAGCTGCGGGATGTGGCCGCGCCCGAGCCGGGCGCGGGCGAGGTGCGCGTGCGCGTCTCCTGCTGCGGCCTCTGCCATACCGACCTGCACACGATCGAAGGCGACCTGCCTCTGCCCAAGCTGCCGCTCATCCCCGGCCACCAGATCGTGGGCGTGGTGGAGGCGCGGGGCGCGGGCGCGCGCCGCTTCCGCGAAGGCGACCGCGTGGGCATCCCCTGGCTGCATGAGACCTGCGGGCAGTGCGCCTACTGCCGCCGCGGCAGCGAGAACCTGTGCGACCGCGCTCGCTTCACCGGCTACCACGTGGACGGCGGCTACGCCGAGAGTGCGGTGGTCGGCGAGGAGTTCGCCGTCGCCATTCCTGCCGCCTTCGACGACGCGCATGCCGCGCCCCTGCTGTGTGCCGGGATCGTCGGCTACCGCAGCTTGCGTCTGAGCGGCGCGCGCAAGGGCGACCGCCTGGGGCTCTACGGCTTCGGCGCCGCCGCCCACATCGTGCTGCAGTGCGCCCGCCACCTGGGCTGCGAGGTCTGGGTCTTCACCCGTAGCCGCGAGCATCAGGACCTGGCGAAGAAGCTGGGCGCGGGGTGGGTGGGCGCGGCGGGCGACCAGGCGCCGGGGCAACTCGATTCCGCCATCCTGTTCGCGCCCGCGGGCGGGCTGGTGCCGCCGGCGCTGGCCGCGCTGCGCAAGGGCGGAACGCTGGCGCTCGCCGGCATCACCATGAGTCCCATCCCGCAGCTCGACTACTCGAGCCTCTACCACGAGCGCGTGGTGAGGAGCGTGGCCAACGCGACGAGAGAGGACGCGCGCGACTTCCTGGAGCTGGCCGCCCAGGTCCCGGTACGCACCGAGGTCGAGATGTTCGAGCTGCAGCAGGCCAACGCGGCGCTGCAGGCGCTGAAGTCCAGCCGGATCCAGGGAGCGGGCGTGCTGCGGGTCAGCTAG